The following proteins are co-located in the Agromyces laixinhei genome:
- a CDS encoding HIT domain-containing protein — protein sequence MTESRAEPTLFERIAAREIPARLVAETDRVIAFHDIAPKAPVHVVVTPKSGEYRDVVELAAGDPGLLAELVDVAHGVADELAAGQFRLVFNTGPAAGQTVFHVHAHVLAGGLEEATLAGD from the coding sequence ATGACCGAGTCCCGCGCAGAACCGACCCTCTTCGAGCGCATCGCCGCCCGTGAGATCCCCGCGCGCCTGGTCGCAGAGACCGATCGCGTCATCGCGTTCCACGACATCGCGCCGAAGGCACCCGTGCACGTCGTCGTCACCCCGAAGTCCGGCGAGTACCGCGACGTCGTCGAACTCGCCGCCGGCGACCCGGGCCTGCTCGCCGAACTCGTCGATGTCGCGCACGGCGTCGCAGACGAACTCGCCGCCGGTCAGTTCCGGCTCGTCTTCAATACCGGGCCTGCGGCGGGCCAAACCGTCTTCCACGTGCACGCGCACGTGTTGGCCGGAGGTCTCGAGGAGGCCACGCTTGCCGGAGACTGA
- a CDS encoding 16S rRNA (uracil(1498)-N(3))-methyltransferase yields MSHLYLDETLDLAAVAPGATVALSGDEARHAVTVSRVRPGERIAIGDGRGALVHGVVSSTGTRELELTVDEVLVEEPASPRITLVQALAKGDRDELAVQAATELGVDAIVPWAASRSVSRWEGPKAEKGRARWSTIVREAVKQSMRAWLPPVAPVATTAQLVERLDGQRVLLLEPAATASLTDLRTDGRDLALVVGPEGGISPAELERLTVAGAEPVRLGASVLRTSTAGPAAIAVLNAALGRW; encoded by the coding sequence GTGAGCCACCTCTACCTCGACGAGACGCTCGATCTCGCCGCTGTCGCGCCCGGCGCGACGGTGGCGCTCTCGGGCGACGAGGCACGGCACGCCGTCACCGTCTCGCGGGTGCGGCCGGGTGAGCGCATCGCGATCGGCGACGGACGCGGCGCGCTCGTGCACGGCGTCGTCTCGTCGACCGGCACACGTGAGCTCGAACTCACGGTCGACGAGGTGCTCGTCGAGGAGCCGGCGTCGCCGCGGATCACCCTCGTGCAGGCGCTCGCGAAGGGCGATCGCGACGAACTCGCGGTGCAGGCGGCGACCGAACTCGGCGTCGACGCGATCGTGCCGTGGGCGGCGAGCCGCTCGGTCTCCCGCTGGGAAGGGCCGAAGGCCGAGAAGGGCCGAGCCCGCTGGTCGACCATCGTGCGCGAAGCGGTCAAGCAGTCGATGCGCGCCTGGCTGCCGCCGGTTGCTCCCGTCGCGACGACCGCCCAGCTCGTCGAGCGCCTCGACGGCCAGCGGGTGCTGCTGCTCGAACCGGCCGCGACGGCGTCGCTCACCGATCTCCGCACCGACGGCCGTGACCTCGCGCTCGTCGTCGGCCCCGAGGGCGGCATCTCGCCGGCGGAGCTCGAACGGCTGACCGTCGCCGGCGCCGAACCGGTGCGGCTCGGGGCATCCGTGCTTCGCACCTCGACGGCCGGGCCCGCCGCGATCGCGGTGCTCAATGCCGCGCTCGGGCGGTGGTGA